A region of Streptomyces sp. TG1A-60 DNA encodes the following proteins:
- a CDS encoding ABC transporter ATP-binding protein: MAEFGVATPSVEVAGVAPASATGKALSVVALRKTYGDVVAVDEASMEIAAGEFVTFLGASGSGKTTTLMMIAGFCEPDSGTITVGDRDVTRLAPQKRNLGFVFQQYLLFPHMTVSENVAFPLTLRGVPKSEIRRRVGETLEIAGLSGFGGRKPRELSGGQQQRVALCRALVYRPPVILMDEPLGALDKKLRDQLQVEIKAVQQELGLTVIYVTHDQEEALVLSDRIAVMRNGLIEQFDTPRELFERPRTPFVADFLGAANFIPGRVEEHTDEHTLVRLDQCGSLLKARRQDVAIGAPVKAAVQPGRLRACAPGDGFCTGTVEIATYVGTLVRAGVRIADGDAPLLRLEVPAGRGPVSGERVGITIDPDDVNLFPTEQGG, translated from the coding sequence GTGGCTGAATTCGGTGTCGCCACACCGTCCGTCGAGGTGGCCGGCGTCGCGCCGGCCAGCGCGACCGGCAAAGCGCTGTCGGTAGTGGCCCTGCGCAAGACATACGGAGACGTCGTCGCGGTCGACGAGGCGTCCATGGAAATCGCGGCGGGGGAGTTCGTCACCTTCCTCGGCGCCTCCGGGTCGGGCAAGACCACGACCCTGATGATGATCGCCGGTTTCTGCGAACCCGACTCCGGCACCATCACCGTCGGGGACCGTGACGTCACGCGGCTCGCCCCGCAGAAACGCAACCTCGGCTTCGTCTTCCAGCAGTACCTGCTCTTCCCGCACATGACGGTCAGTGAGAACGTCGCCTTCCCGCTCACGCTGCGCGGCGTGCCGAAGAGCGAGATCCGCAGGCGGGTCGGGGAGACCCTGGAGATCGCCGGCCTGTCCGGCTTCGGCGGCCGCAAGCCGCGCGAGCTGTCCGGCGGCCAGCAGCAGCGCGTCGCCCTGTGCCGCGCGCTGGTCTACCGCCCGCCGGTGATCCTCATGGACGAGCCCCTCGGCGCGCTGGACAAGAAGCTCCGCGACCAGCTCCAGGTCGAGATCAAGGCCGTCCAGCAGGAACTCGGCCTGACCGTCATCTATGTGACGCACGATCAGGAAGAGGCGCTGGTCCTGTCGGACCGCATCGCGGTGATGCGCAACGGCCTGATCGAGCAGTTCGACACCCCGCGGGAGCTGTTCGAGCGGCCGAGGACGCCGTTCGTGGCGGACTTCCTCGGCGCGGCCAACTTCATCCCAGGCCGCGTGGAAGAGCACACCGACGAGCACACCCTGGTCCGCCTCGACCAGTGCGGGAGCCTGCTGAAGGCGCGGCGCCAGGATGTGGCCATCGGCGCCCCGGTCAAGGCCGCCGTCCAGCCGGGCCGACTGCGGGCCTGCGCCCCCGGCGACGGTTTCTGTACCGGCACGGTCGAGATCGCCACCTACGTCGGCACCCTGGTCCGCGCCGGGGTGCGGATCGCCGACGGCGACGCGCCGCTGTTGCGCCTCGAAGTACCGGCCGGCCGCGGACCCGTCTCCGGTGAGCGGGTCGGGATCACCATCGATCCCGACGACGTCAACCTCTTCCCCACCGAACAGGGCGGGTGA
- a CDS encoding ABC transporter permease: MAATLTANAPARPRRLLASRRTRVGILYALPVVVYLLALFVYPIFSTLFLSLKNADGSLTLHWYVEALTGINLSVLFTTVRISAETALFSLVFGFVLANAISRLKPLWAGVAMLIVVVPHFISALVRTYGWIIMLGDKGLVNESLVWAPGAPFQLLYNELGVVIGTTSVMLPYTVLLLYGVMRGVDRRLLAAAASMGAGRVTIFRRVYLPLVAPGLVSAGLLSFILSLGYYITPALMGGPDQTMIASLINQQVMKQNQWNGAAAEGVVLLLMTFAGLLLVKLVTSLGASRKRRSTS, encoded by the coding sequence ATGGCCGCCACCCTGACCGCCAACGCCCCCGCCCGTCCGCGCAGGCTCCTGGCCTCCCGCAGGACCCGGGTCGGGATCCTGTACGCGCTGCCCGTCGTCGTGTACCTGCTGGCGCTGTTCGTCTACCCGATCTTCAGCACGCTCTTCCTCAGCCTGAAGAACGCCGACGGATCGCTCACCCTGCACTGGTACGTCGAGGCGCTGACGGGCATCAACCTCTCCGTGCTGTTCACCACGGTGCGGATCTCGGCGGAGACGGCGCTGTTCAGTCTGGTCTTCGGGTTCGTTCTGGCGAACGCGATCTCCCGGCTCAAGCCCCTGTGGGCCGGAGTGGCCATGCTGATCGTGGTCGTCCCGCACTTCATCAGCGCCCTGGTCCGCACCTACGGGTGGATCATCATGCTCGGCGACAAGGGCCTGGTGAACGAGAGCCTGGTGTGGGCGCCGGGTGCGCCGTTCCAGCTGCTCTACAACGAGCTGGGTGTGGTCATCGGCACCACCTCCGTGATGCTGCCCTACACCGTGCTGCTGCTGTACGGCGTGATGCGCGGTGTGGACCGAAGGCTCCTGGCCGCAGCGGCCAGCATGGGCGCCGGGCGCGTGACGATCTTCCGCCGGGTCTACCTGCCGCTGGTCGCCCCCGGCCTGGTCAGCGCCGGACTGCTCAGCTTCATCCTCTCGCTGGGCTACTACATCACCCCGGCCCTGATGGGCGGTCCCGACCAGACGATGATCGCCTCCCTCATCAACCAGCAGGTGATGAAGCAGAACCAGTGGAACGGGGCGGCCGCCGAGGGCGTCGTCCTGCTGCTGATGACCTTCGCCGGACTGCTGCTGGTCAAGCTCGTCACCTCCCTCGGCGCCAGCCGTAAGAGGAGGAGCACGTCATGA
- a CDS encoding ABC transporter permease, with amino-acid sequence MMELRSTLAGRIALTAIATVILLFLALPIVVILVTSFSSNAFGSFPPEAWTLNWYTSLFADGSKWPAAMSTSALVACLSTVFSLIIAVTAATALTRSELPLRSAVYALVLGPLLIPQIVTALGLFLLFEPASMLGSPLAIALGHTVLASPIAILILIATLRGIDERLEDAAASMGANRLTIARRITFPLAAPGMIAAAIFSFITSFDEFYISQFLSSVDTVTLPVQIYNSLTFDIDPSVTAISALLTAFAILALGLVALVRWLGSGRQGSLLSVENTAGVANPGGETV; translated from the coding sequence ATGATGGAGCTGCGCAGCACCCTCGCCGGGCGGATCGCCCTGACCGCCATCGCCACCGTGATCCTGCTGTTCCTGGCCCTGCCGATCGTCGTCATCCTCGTCACCTCCTTCAGCAGCAACGCCTTCGGCTCGTTCCCGCCGGAAGCCTGGACGCTCAACTGGTACACGTCGCTGTTCGCCGACGGCAGCAAGTGGCCGGCCGCGATGTCGACGAGCGCGCTGGTGGCCTGCCTCAGCACCGTGTTCTCGCTGATCATCGCTGTGACCGCGGCGACCGCCCTGACCCGCAGCGAACTCCCGCTGCGCTCCGCGGTCTACGCCCTGGTCCTCGGACCGCTGCTCATCCCGCAGATCGTCACCGCCCTCGGCCTGTTCCTGCTCTTCGAGCCCGCCTCGATGCTGGGCAGCCCGCTGGCGATCGCCCTGGGGCACACCGTGCTGGCCTCACCGATCGCGATCCTGATCCTGATCGCGACCCTGCGCGGGATCGACGAACGCCTCGAGGACGCCGCAGCCAGCATGGGCGCGAACCGGCTGACCATCGCCCGCAGGATCACCTTCCCCCTGGCCGCCCCCGGAATGATCGCGGCAGCGATCTTCTCCTTCATCACCAGCTTCGACGAGTTCTACATCTCCCAGTTCCTGTCCTCGGTCGACACCGTCACCCTGCCGGTGCAGATCTACAACTCCCTGACCTTCGACATCGACCCCAGTGTGACCGCGATCAGCGCGCTCCTCACCGCCTTCGCGATCCTCGCCCTCGGCCTGGTGGCCCTGGTGCGCTGGCTCGGCTCCGGCCGGCAGGGCTCCCTGCTGTCGGTCGAGAACACGGCAGGGGTCGCCAACCCCGGAGGCGAGACGGTATGA